In the Flagellimonas sp. MMG031 genome, one interval contains:
- a CDS encoding endonuclease/exonuclease/phosphatase family protein, with protein MKNISFFDKIIFTINILVALVLAISLIVPYVPAQLISFLALVSLIVPFVVLLNLLFVVYWLLKRKRNFMLSCFLLVLWYLLLGSFYQFYNIEDNSDLKKDKTLSLMSFNARSFNELKQLKTEGIEDSIYHFVAVHDPDIVCFQETLYSMKRNNALSQYKYKFVDFVYGEGRDKVIQSIYSKYPIVHIDSINFPNSSNNAIYADLLVEEDTVRVYNLHLQSYRIVPGLRTIQNEESSKLFEKSGRVMLKQYEQAKLVKENMDATPYKKIVVGDFNNTQYSNVYKIIKGDLQDTFLEKGKGFGRTYDLWKFPLRIDYILADENFEVLSHQNFDQHLSDHYPVMATLRLTSHQ; from the coding sequence GTGAAAAATATCTCATTTTTTGATAAAATTATCTTTACTATAAATATCTTGGTAGCCTTGGTATTGGCTATCTCATTGATAGTGCCTTATGTGCCTGCCCAACTAATTTCTTTCCTGGCCCTAGTAAGCTTAATAGTGCCATTTGTTGTCTTGTTAAACTTACTTTTTGTTGTTTATTGGTTATTAAAAAGGAAAAGGAATTTTATGTTGTCCTGTTTTCTATTGGTATTATGGTATTTGTTGCTCGGGTCATTTTATCAATTTTATAATATTGAGGATAATTCAGATTTGAAAAAGGATAAAACTTTATCATTGATGTCTTTCAATGCTCGGAGTTTCAATGAATTAAAACAATTAAAGACTGAGGGAATAGAAGATAGTATATATCATTTTGTTGCAGTACATGACCCAGATATTGTTTGCTTTCAAGAAACATTATACTCTATGAAACGTAACAATGCATTGAGTCAATACAAGTATAAGTTTGTGGATTTTGTTTACGGCGAAGGTAGAGATAAAGTAATACAGTCTATTTATTCCAAGTACCCGATAGTTCATATCGATTCCATAAATTTTCCTAACAGCTCTAATAATGCAATTTACGCAGATCTTTTAGTCGAAGAAGACACTGTCCGAGTATATAACTTACATTTGCAATCGTATAGAATTGTTCCAGGTCTTCGAACTATTCAAAATGAAGAGTCATCAAAATTGTTTGAGAAATCCGGTAGGGTAATGTTAAAGCAATATGAGCAAGCTAAACTGGTAAAAGAAAATATGGATGCTACACCATATAAAAAAATTGTGGTTGGTGACTTTAACAATACACAATATTCCAACGTTTATAAAATAATAAAAGGAGACTTACAGGATACCTTTCTTGAAAAGGGAAAAGGTTTTGGGCGTACTTATGATTTATGGAAGTTTCCTCTCCGTATTGACTATATCCTGGCCGATGAAAACTTCGAGGTACTTTCCCATCAAAACTTTGACCAACACTTATCCGATCACTATCCGGTTATGGCCACCTTACGATTGACATCACATCAATAG
- a CDS encoding rhomboid family intramembrane serine protease, with the protein MMNGGLRYQFARLSIAEKLIAVNVLIFLLDGLSGALLGYSFSKWFHLPKDFFEFLVQPWSLVTYSFFHAGLGHIFWNMLILYFASRIFLNLFDEQRFINVYFLGLMLGGLLFLLSYNVFPTLVNSNTALVGASAGVNAVLIFVCAYIPNQEVRVIFFNIKLWYIGVALVVKDLVLIGMGDNIGGGMAHLGGAFLGYVYARQLFKGNDIGAGFTTMRNGIANLFKPREKKAPMKTVYKNRTSTTSKAYYDKQAKQKKIDSILDKISKSGYESLSKEEKDFLFKAGKED; encoded by the coding sequence ATGATGAACGGAGGACTTCGATACCAGTTTGCTAGGCTGAGCATTGCGGAAAAACTGATAGCCGTTAACGTACTTATATTTTTACTTGACGGTCTTTCAGGTGCCTTGTTGGGCTATTCTTTTTCCAAATGGTTCCATTTGCCAAAAGATTTTTTTGAGTTTTTGGTCCAGCCGTGGTCCTTGGTCACCTATTCTTTTTTCCATGCAGGTCTGGGGCATATTTTTTGGAACATGCTCATACTTTATTTTGCGAGCAGGATTTTCTTGAACCTGTTCGATGAACAACGCTTCATCAATGTCTACTTTTTGGGTTTGATGTTGGGCGGACTTCTATTTTTGCTCAGTTATAATGTGTTTCCCACCTTGGTCAATTCCAATACGGCATTGGTAGGGGCTTCGGCAGGAGTAAACGCCGTTTTGATATTTGTTTGCGCCTACATTCCCAATCAAGAGGTGCGGGTGATTTTCTTTAATATCAAACTGTGGTACATTGGAGTGGCCTTGGTAGTCAAGGATTTGGTGCTTATTGGCATGGGTGATAACATTGGTGGGGGTATGGCCCATTTGGGCGGAGCTTTCTTGGGTTATGTGTATGCCCGTCAACTTTTCAAAGGGAACGATATTGGGGCGGGGTTTACGACGATGAGGAACGGTATTGCCAACCTATTCAAACCCAGAGAGAAGAAGGCCCCTATGAAAACGGTGTACAAAAACAGGACATCGACTACCAGTAAGGCCTATTATGACAAGCAGGCCAAGCAGAAGAAAATAGATTCCATCTTGGACAAAATCAGCAAATCTGGTTACGAAAGCTTGTCAAAGGAAGAAAAGGACTTTTTGTTCAAGGCCGGTAAGGAAGACTAA
- a CDS encoding rhomboid family intramembrane serine protease: protein MGRMTEAVKHLLIINVILFFATQLYGDQMYQWLSLWFPKNPNFEWWQVVTHMFMHGNLMHILFNMYALWAFGTPLERMWGKNKFLFFYFSAGLGSAALHTGVNYFLFNEGMSALEAAGIARTQVLDIIANGQYSPGWYDIVGKSTVDSMLMAFNTPAVGASGAIYGILVAFAFMYSEAKLMLIFLPVPIKAKYFVPILIAVDLIFGIGNVNTGVAHFAHIGGALIGFIMMWYWKKNQFNNNRWD from the coding sequence ATGGGTAGAATGACCGAGGCAGTAAAACATTTGTTGATCATTAACGTGATCCTGTTTTTTGCCACACAATTATATGGGGACCAGATGTACCAATGGCTATCGTTATGGTTTCCAAAAAATCCGAATTTTGAGTGGTGGCAGGTCGTTACCCACATGTTTATGCATGGCAACCTGATGCATATTCTCTTCAATATGTACGCACTCTGGGCCTTTGGGACACCTTTAGAGCGAATGTGGGGCAAGAACAAATTTTTGTTTTTCTATTTTTCCGCAGGATTGGGCTCTGCTGCATTGCATACAGGGGTAAATTACTTTTTGTTCAACGAAGGAATGAGTGCCTTGGAAGCAGCTGGAATTGCGCGGACCCAGGTATTGGATATCATTGCCAACGGACAATACAGTCCAGGATGGTACGATATTGTGGGCAAGAGCACTGTGGATAGTATGTTGATGGCCTTCAATACCCCAGCGGTAGGCGCTTCCGGTGCCATTTATGGTATATTGGTAGCCTTCGCCTTTATGTATTCAGAAGCCAAATTGATGCTGATATTTTTGCCCGTCCCAATTAAAGCAAAGTATTTTGTACCTATTTTGATTGCCGTAGATTTGATTTTCGGTATAGGAAATGTAAATACCGGAGTGGCACATTTTGCCCATATTGGCGGAGCATTGATAGGATTTATTATGATGTGGTACTGGAAAAAGAACCAGTTCAACAATAATCGATGGGATTAA
- the mutL gene encoding DNA mismatch repair endonuclease MutL: MADIIKLLPDHVANQIAAGEVVQRPASVVKELLENAIDARSTAIKLIIKDGGKTLIQVVDNGVGMSETDARLSFERHATSKISSAQDLFNLQTKGFRGEALASIAAIAHVDMQTRTADTEVGTHIKIEGSKIVSQDVVATPQGTSISVKNLFFNIPARRNFLKSDQVELRHITDEFHRVALVHPNIEFHFYNNGSEIFNLPISKHRQRIAHIFGSKMDGRLVPVNEETEVVTISGFICKPEFAKKSRGEQFFFANNRFIKSPYLHHAVVAAFEGLIKSDVYPGYFLFLEVDPSSIDINIHPTKTEVKFDDENTLYAILRSTIKHSLGQFNVAPILDFDHDPNLDTPYSYKEKGAVLPKVTVDASFNPFEDTTAKRSHSGGGFQKQSSKGWENLYEGLGQQSDADGFSSVVIESENDSQGTLYSEESVEEHLASTFQLRRKYVVSTVKSGMLVIHQNRAHERILFEKFLGEITVKEGVSQQLLFPLELTFSKQELTILKEIEESLTNIGFAFESLEEETVKVTGVPMMVPESGIGTVLDRLISDYREGFADGSISQAEMLAKALSRNLAVRTGDVLDQESQLTLVNNLFACKEPTLSPFHKITYTIISEGDIDKKFN, from the coding sequence ATGGCGGATATTATTAAACTTTTACCGGACCATGTCGCTAACCAGATAGCCGCAGGGGAAGTGGTCCAACGACCTGCTTCCGTGGTAAAGGAACTGTTGGAAAACGCCATTGATGCCAGGTCCACCGCGATTAAATTGATCATTAAGGACGGAGGTAAAACGCTTATTCAAGTAGTGGACAATGGCGTGGGCATGAGTGAAACGGATGCTCGACTTTCCTTTGAACGTCACGCCACCTCCAAAATATCATCCGCCCAAGATTTGTTCAATTTGCAAACCAAGGGGTTTCGGGGAGAGGCATTGGCATCCATTGCCGCCATTGCGCATGTGGACATGCAGACCCGTACGGCGGACACCGAAGTGGGCACCCACATCAAAATTGAGGGCAGCAAAATTGTTTCCCAAGATGTAGTGGCCACTCCTCAAGGTACCTCCATATCTGTCAAAAATTTATTTTTTAATATTCCTGCCCGGCGTAATTTTTTAAAGTCGGATCAAGTGGAACTTCGCCATATTACCGATGAGTTCCATCGCGTAGCCCTAGTACATCCCAATATCGAATTTCACTTTTATAACAACGGTTCGGAAATATTCAATTTGCCCATTTCCAAGCACCGGCAACGTATTGCCCATATTTTTGGCAGTAAAATGGATGGCCGGTTGGTTCCCGTAAACGAGGAGACCGAAGTCGTCACCATTTCTGGCTTTATCTGCAAACCGGAGTTTGCCAAAAAGAGTAGGGGAGAGCAATTTTTCTTTGCCAATAACCGCTTTATCAAAAGCCCCTATTTGCATCACGCCGTGGTGGCGGCTTTCGAGGGTTTGATCAAATCCGATGTGTATCCTGGATACTTTTTGTTTCTTGAGGTTGACCCATCATCCATTGACATCAACATCCATCCCACTAAAACGGAGGTAAAGTTTGATGATGAAAACACGCTATATGCCATTTTAAGATCTACCATTAAGCATAGCTTGGGGCAATTTAATGTAGCCCCGATTTTGGATTTTGACCACGACCCCAATTTGGATACGCCCTATTCCTATAAAGAAAAGGGAGCCGTGCTTCCAAAAGTGACGGTGGATGCCAGTTTCAATCCGTTTGAGGACACTACGGCAAAAAGGAGTCATTCTGGAGGTGGTTTTCAAAAACAGAGTAGCAAGGGCTGGGAAAATCTCTACGAGGGCCTCGGCCAACAAAGTGATGCTGACGGTTTCAGCAGTGTGGTGATCGAATCGGAAAATGACTCACAGGGTACGCTGTATTCCGAAGAAAGTGTTGAGGAACATTTGGCCAGTACCTTTCAGTTACGAAGAAAATATGTGGTGAGCACCGTGAAGTCTGGAATGTTGGTGATACACCAAAATAGGGCCCACGAGCGCATTTTGTTTGAAAAGTTTCTGGGCGAGATTACCGTAAAGGAAGGTGTGAGCCAACAACTCTTATTTCCGTTGGAACTGACCTTTAGCAAGCAGGAATTGACCATTTTGAAGGAAATTGAAGAGAGCCTGACAAATATTGGCTTTGCTTTTGAAAGTTTGGAAGAGGAGACTGTAAAAGTGACAGGCGTTCCCATGATGGTTCCAGAGAGCGGGATTGGCACGGTATTGGATCGTTTGATTTCGGATTATAGGGAAGGCTTTGCCGATGGCTCCATTTCGCAGGCTGAAATGTTGGCCAAGGCCCTGAGCAGAAATTTGGCCGTTCGCACGGGCGATGTGTTGGATCAAGAGTCCCAATTGACTTTGGTGAACAATCTTTTTGCTTGCAAGGAACCCACGCTGAGCCCTTTTCATAAAATAACATATACCATTATCTCCGAAGGAGATATTGATAAAAAATTCAACTAG
- a CDS encoding riboflavin synthase subunit beta, translated as MRNPLKLRKNKSFDYSPRYYKGEGNPYKIEHKLDKFRTTAHANKGLKNKVTSAMDDLQTEGDKNLKLRFWIIVAVLVLVFLFIIDFDLSIFLNP; from the coding sequence ATGCGAAACCCTTTAAAACTTAGAAAAAACAAGAGCTTCGATTACTCCCCGAGATATTATAAGGGAGAGGGGAATCCTTATAAAATAGAACACAAGCTTGATAAATTCAGGACTACGGCACATGCCAACAAAGGCCTTAAAAACAAGGTCACCTCTGCAATGGACGATTTGCAGACCGAAGGGGACAAAAACCTAAAGCTGCGTTTTTGGATCATTGTGGCCGTGTTGGTATTGGTATTCCTGTTTATCATCGATTTTGACCTTTCAATATTCCTAAATCCATAA
- the ribH gene encoding 6,7-dimethyl-8-ribityllumazine synthase, translating to MATENKNLSVYDKSKIPNAKDLRFGIVVSEWNGEITEALAQGAKEALLDCGALPEHILRWNVPGSFELTFGCKKMIQTEKLDAVVAIGSVIRGETSHFDFVCSATAQGIKDLNVAYDVPVIFCVLTDDNIEQSRARSGGKHGNKGTEAAIAAIQMAVLGR from the coding sequence ATGGCCACAGAGAACAAAAACTTATCCGTTTACGATAAAAGCAAAATCCCAAACGCGAAGGACCTTCGGTTTGGGATTGTTGTTTCTGAATGGAACGGTGAGATTACCGAGGCGCTGGCCCAAGGAGCCAAAGAGGCACTTTTGGACTGCGGGGCGCTGCCTGAACATATTCTGCGATGGAATGTGCCCGGTAGCTTTGAACTGACATTTGGATGCAAGAAAATGATCCAAACGGAAAAGCTGGACGCCGTTGTTGCCATTGGCAGCGTAATCCGAGGCGAAACCAGTCACTTTGATTTTGTTTGCAGTGCCACCGCTCAAGGCATTAAGGATTTGAACGTGGCTTACGATGTTCCGGTAATTTTTTGTGTGTTGACCGACGACAACATTGAGCAGTCAAGAGCGAGAAGTGGCGGCAAACACGGCAACAAGGGTACCGAAGCAGCTATTGCGGCCATTCAAATGGCAGTTTTGGGCAGGTAA
- a CDS encoding tetratricopeptide repeat protein, which produces MATYKKRGFKPKNKEEEAQLEEHDSTTAEVFNTLDESASKTEAWVQKNQNYILGVIGVVAIGVLAYLGYHQFIQNPKEASAANELFYPQQYFDQALASETQRDSLFTLALNGAQGKYGFLDIMEEYSGTKAANLAKYSAGMTYLNLKQYDLAIEHLESFSSDDDIMGAMAKGGIGDAFSQLNQPEDALDYYEKAIAHSDNEFTAPRFLYKAGVVALDLNEKAKALEFFERIKEEYPDSQEANGVDALIGLAQN; this is translated from the coding sequence ATGGCAACATACAAGAAGAGAGGCTTTAAGCCAAAAAATAAGGAAGAGGAAGCTCAGCTAGAGGAACACGATAGTACTACGGCCGAAGTATTCAATACGTTGGACGAAAGTGCTTCCAAGACCGAAGCATGGGTTCAAAAGAACCAAAACTACATTTTGGGCGTTATTGGAGTGGTAGCGATCGGTGTTTTGGCCTATTTGGGTTACCATCAATTCATTCAAAATCCGAAAGAGGCTTCCGCTGCAAACGAACTTTTTTATCCGCAACAATATTTTGATCAGGCTTTGGCCAGTGAGACCCAGAGGGACTCGTTGTTCACCTTGGCATTGAACGGTGCACAGGGAAAATATGGTTTCTTGGACATTATGGAGGAGTACAGCGGTACCAAAGCGGCCAACTTGGCCAAGTACTCTGCTGGGATGACCTACCTGAATTTGAAACAGTACGATTTGGCCATTGAGCATTTGGAAAGTTTTTCTTCCGATGACGATATCATGGGAGCCATGGCAAAGGGAGGCATTGGTGATGCATTTTCCCAATTGAACCAGCCCGAGGATGCCTTGGATTACTACGAGAAGGCCATTGCGCATAGCGACAACGAATTTACCGCCCCACGATTCTTGTACAAGGCAGGAGTAGTTGCCTTGGACTTGAACGAAAAAGCAAAGGCATTGGAATTTTTTGAACGGATTAAGGAAGAATATCCAGATTCACAGGAAGCCAATGGTGTTGACGCCCTTATTGGATTGGCGCAAAACTAA
- a CDS encoding DNA replication/repair protein RecF, with amino-acid sequence MFLRHLSLVNYKNFDSKTLEFDPVINCLVGDNGVGKTNVLDSIYHLCFGKSYFNPVSTQNIKHDTDFFVVEGEFEKQGRTEKILCSFKKGTKKVIKRNGKPYEKFSEHIGFLPLVIISPSDRDLILEGSETRRKFMDGVISQSDKVYLQNLIKYNKVVSQRNSLLKYFAANRTFDKDTLSIYNEQMQTLGTAIHQKRVAFIEAFLPIFKEQYHNISEKDEQIDLTYDSQLTDDSLLQLLEKNIEKDRALQYTSVGVHKDDLSFTIAGHPIKKFGSQGQQKSFLIALKLAQFHFIKQLADTTPILLLDDIFDKLDENRVSHIVGLVKDENFGQIFISDTHADRTENVVKNIHQSYKIFTL; translated from the coding sequence ATGTTTTTAAGACATTTATCCTTAGTCAATTACAAGAATTTCGATTCCAAGACCTTGGAATTCGACCCGGTAATCAACTGTTTGGTGGGCGATAACGGGGTGGGCAAGACCAATGTTTTGGACTCCATTTACCACTTGTGCTTTGGCAAGAGCTACTTTAATCCCGTCTCTACGCAAAACATAAAACACGATACCGATTTTTTTGTGGTTGAAGGGGAATTTGAGAAACAAGGACGGACCGAAAAGATACTGTGCTCCTTTAAAAAAGGCACCAAAAAAGTAATCAAACGCAATGGAAAACCCTATGAAAAGTTTTCCGAACACATTGGTTTTTTGCCTTTGGTCATCATTTCCCCTTCGGACCGTGACTTGATTTTGGAGGGCAGCGAGACCCGCAGAAAGTTTATGGACGGGGTCATTTCGCAGTCGGATAAAGTGTATCTACAAAACCTCATCAAATACAACAAGGTAGTTTCGCAGCGGAATTCCCTGCTCAAATATTTTGCCGCCAATCGAACGTTTGACAAGGACACCTTGAGCATTTACAATGAGCAAATGCAAACCTTGGGAACGGCCATCCACCAAAAGAGGGTAGCTTTTATTGAAGCTTTCTTGCCCATTTTCAAGGAACAATACCACAACATTTCGGAGAAGGACGAGCAAATCGACCTCACTTATGATAGCCAATTGACGGATGATTCCCTATTGCAGCTATTGGAAAAAAATATTGAGAAAGACCGTGCCCTTCAATACACATCGGTGGGGGTGCACAAAGACGACCTTAGCTTTACGATTGCAGGTCATCCCATCAAAAAATTTGGCAGCCAAGGCCAGCAAAAATCATTTTTGATTGCCTTAAAACTCGCTCAGTTTCATTTCATCAAGCAACTGGCGGACACCACTCCCATTTTATTGTTGGATGATATTTTTGACAAACTGGATGAAAACCGGGTGTCCCATATCGTAGGATTGGTAAAGGATGAAAACTTTGGTCAGATATTTATCAGCGATACCCACGCCGACCGTACCGAAAATGTGGTCAAGAACATCCATCAGAGTTATAAAATTTTTACCTTGTAG
- a CDS encoding DUF721 domain-containing protein, producing the protein MAKRHSSHIPLSEALSEFIQENKLQKGMDRVNARDAWSSLMGNGVNNYTTSVELKNETLYVSLSSSVLREELSLGKSKIIKMINEELGKELVKKLVLR; encoded by the coding sequence ATGGCGAAAAGACACAGTTCACATATCCCATTGAGCGAAGCTTTGAGCGAGTTTATACAGGAAAACAAGCTGCAAAAGGGCATGGACAGGGTAAATGCACGTGATGCCTGGTCGAGCCTCATGGGGAACGGGGTAAACAACTATACCACCAGTGTGGAGTTGAAGAATGAAACCTTATATGTGTCGTTATCGTCTTCTGTGCTTCGGGAAGAGTTGAGTTTGGGCAAATCCAAGATCATTAAAATGATCAATGAAGAGTTGGGCAAGGAATTGGTCAAAAAATTGGTGTTGCGGTAA
- a CDS encoding nucleoside-diphosphate kinase produces MTGNRTFTMIKPDAVENGYIGAILDKITAAGFKIVAMKYTQLSKRDAEIFYAIHKERPFFGELVEFMTRGPIVAAILEKDNAVDDFRALIGATNPAEAAEGTIRKLYAASIGENAVHGSDSDENAAIEGAFHFSGREIY; encoded by the coding sequence ATGACTGGAAATAGAACATTTACCATGATTAAGCCTGATGCCGTTGAAAACGGGTATATTGGCGCAATTTTGGATAAAATTACGGCTGCTGGATTTAAGATTGTGGCCATGAAGTACACACAGTTGAGCAAGAGGGATGCCGAAATATTCTATGCCATCCACAAAGAGCGTCCGTTTTTTGGTGAATTGGTGGAGTTTATGACCAGAGGTCCCATTGTAGCAGCCATCTTGGAAAAAGACAATGCCGTGGATGATTTCCGTGCACTGATCGGTGCCACCAATCCAGCTGAGGCTGCCGAGGGCACCATCAGAAAATTGTATGCTGCCAGCATTGGTGAAAATGCAGTACACGGTTCCGATAGCGATGAAAACGCAGCTATCGAAGGTGCTTTCCACTTCTCCGGAAGGGAAATCTACTAA
- a CDS encoding alkaline phosphatase D family protein, with translation MKQFYTLLAVVLLLSACKQKTEKQEATQVKPAPDFVVAFGSCNMSQEPNLFWDDIVAQQPDVWIWGGDIVYADTDDVERLRAIYAMQDTVAGYAELKKEVPVIGTWDDHDFGVNDGGADFAIKAESQQVFLDFMDVPTDSERRNQEGVYASHEYELPSGKVKIIVLDTRYFRSDLIKSDDAQRRYEPTMDSTATILGAKQWQWLENELNQSEADFNLIMSSIQVLSGEHGFETWGNFPLEVKKLESLIAQSGAKGVVLLSGDRHISEFSKTDITGLSYPLIDFTSSGLTHSYSSFSGEPNQHRVGEVVSDKSYGIINLYIQDKAAEFKMMGDNGEVLQELKQRY, from the coding sequence ATGAAACAATTTTACACCTTGCTGGCAGTAGTACTTCTGCTATCCGCCTGCAAACAAAAAACCGAAAAACAAGAAGCGACCCAAGTAAAGCCAGCCCCCGATTTTGTGGTAGCTTTTGGCTCTTGTAACATGTCGCAGGAACCCAACCTGTTTTGGGACGATATTGTGGCACAACAACCCGATGTTTGGATTTGGGGCGGGGATATCGTTTATGCCGATACCGATGACGTGGAACGACTAAGGGCCATTTATGCCATGCAGGATACGGTTGCAGGCTATGCGGAATTGAAAAAGGAAGTGCCGGTTATTGGAACTTGGGACGATCATGATTTTGGAGTGAACGATGGAGGGGCCGATTTTGCCATCAAGGCCGAGAGCCAGCAAGTGTTTTTGGACTTTATGGATGTTCCTACGGACAGTGAACGGAGGAATCAAGAAGGGGTATATGCTTCCCATGAGTACGAGCTGCCTTCTGGAAAAGTGAAAATTATAGTACTGGATACCCGATATTTTAGAAGTGATCTCATCAAAAGTGATGATGCCCAAAGACGTTATGAACCCACCATGGACTCCACAGCCACCATTTTGGGAGCCAAACAATGGCAATGGTTGGAGAATGAACTGAACCAATCTGAAGCCGATTTCAATTTGATTATGTCCAGTATTCAAGTGTTGTCCGGAGAACATGGGTTTGAGACCTGGGGCAACTTTCCCTTGGAGGTTAAAAAACTGGAAAGTCTGATTGCCCAATCAGGGGCTAAGGGTGTGGTGCTCTTATCTGGTGACCGACATATTTCGGAATTCTCCAAAACCGATATTACTGGTCTTTCGTATCCATTGATCGACTTTACCAGCAGTGGACTTACCCATTCTTATTCCAGCTTCAGCGGGGAGCCGAACCAACATCGGGTAGGTGAGGTGGTGTCCGACAAAAGCTATGGAATCATTAACCTCTACATACAGGATAAAGCGGCGGAATTTAAGATGATGGGTGATAACGGAGAGGTGCTGCAAGAGTTAAAACAACGCTATTGA
- a CDS encoding bifunctional oligoribonuclease/PAP phosphatase NrnA — MNSADITTVKSILSKPQKIAIIPHRNPDGDAMGSCLALHGFLSKKGHTVAVIAPNDYPKFLKWMPGNDSVINFERENPKAKEVIDTATVIFTLDFNDLSRVGQMESILQEAKADFIMIDHHQQPSDYAKVTYSDVTMSSTCEMVYNFINFLGETDQIDADIATNLYTGIMTDTGSFKYRSTSSKTHRVVAELIDKGADNMEIHREVFDTNSPSRLHLLGVALSNMVILPEYRTAYITLTQDELDHNDFKKGDTEGFVNYGLTLEGIIFALIFIEHREEGIIKISLRSVGDFSVNEFARAHFNGGGHNNAAGGRSELGMEETIARFNEILKSYKNKLNP; from the coding sequence ATGAATTCAGCGGATATCACTACAGTAAAGTCCATTCTTTCCAAGCCCCAAAAGATTGCCATCATCCCTCACAGAAACCCCGATGGGGATGCCATGGGCTCTTGTTTGGCACTCCACGGCTTTTTGAGCAAAAAGGGACATACCGTGGCGGTAATTGCTCCCAACGATTACCCTAAATTCCTCAAGTGGATGCCCGGCAACGATTCCGTTATCAATTTTGAGCGGGAAAATCCAAAGGCAAAGGAAGTGATTGATACGGCGACTGTAATTTTTACATTGGATTTTAACGATTTGTCCCGCGTAGGACAGATGGAAAGCATACTGCAAGAAGCCAAGGCCGATTTTATTATGATCGACCATCACCAGCAACCCAGCGACTATGCAAAGGTGACCTATTCCGATGTAACCATGAGCTCTACCTGCGAGATGGTGTACAACTTTATCAATTTTTTGGGGGAAACGGACCAAATTGATGCCGATATCGCCACCAATTTATATACGGGCATTATGACGGACACAGGGTCTTTTAAATATCGTTCCACCTCCAGCAAAACACACCGCGTTGTAGCTGAACTGATTGACAAGGGAGCGGACAACATGGAAATCCACCGGGAGGTTTTTGATACCAACTCTCCATCCCGATTGCATTTGTTGGGCGTTGCACTGAGCAATATGGTTATTTTGCCCGAATACCGGACGGCATACATCACCCTGACACAGGATGAGCTGGACCATAATGACTTTAAAAAAGGGGATACCGAAGGATTCGTAAATTATGGACTAACTTTGGAGGGCATTATTTTCGCGTTGATTTTTATTGAACATCGTGAAGAAGGCATTATCAAGATCTCGTTGCGCTCGGTTGGTGATTTTTCCGTGAACGAATTTGCCCGTGCGCACTTTAACGGGGGCGGACACAACAATGCCGCTGGCGGACGAAGTGAGCTTGGCATGGAAGAGACCATAGCCCGTTTCAATGAAATCTTGAAATCCTATAAAAACAAATTGAATCCATGA
- the gldI gene encoding gliding motility-associated peptidyl-prolyl isomerase GldI has protein sequence MRYCIALLLMVLVIGCGGPEPRRPVEVKSGSFFKESIERTKKLLAEEEKAISNIMEQDTVHEYLSSSNGFWYFYEIKNDTATYQLKTGDQILFSYNLMTLGNDTIYTAEEIGPKSHVIDKQQLFPGLQNAVKLLKINEKATFLFPSPLAYGYQGDNKAIGPKTPLKSSVELHTIIIDNDSLN, from the coding sequence ATGAGGTATTGTATCGCGTTGCTGTTGATGGTATTAGTGATAGGCTGTGGAGGACCGGAGCCAAGAAGACCCGTAGAAGTCAAATCGGGCAGTTTTTTCAAGGAGTCCATAGAACGCACCAAAAAGTTGTTGGCCGAAGAAGAAAAGGCCATCAGCAACATTATGGAGCAGGATACCGTACACGAATACCTTTCCAGTTCCAATGGCTTTTGGTATTTTTATGAAATCAAAAATGATACGGCCACTTATCAATTAAAAACAGGCGACCAAATCTTGTTTTCCTATAATTTGATGACCTTGGGCAACGATACCATCTACACGGCTGAGGAAATCGGACCGAAATCCCATGTAATCGACAAGCAGCAATTGTTCCCGGGGCTTCAAAATGCGGTGAAACTGCTTAAAATCAATGAAAAAGCCACATTTTTGTTCCCCTCTCCCCTCGCCTACGGCTATCAAGGGGACAACAAGGCCATCGGCCCCAAAACACCTTTAAAATCATCCGTAGAATTACATACCATAATCATAGATAACGACAGTTTAAACTAA